The Trichoderma breve strain T069 chromosome 2, whole genome shotgun sequence DNA segment TAAGGACCGACTTTGCCTGTGAAGAGGGGAGAATCGGTCCACACAGTCTTGAATTGGACGTGGATAATGACTGGCCTCTCGCCCTGGGGAGTAGCCGCAAAAATGCTGCGGAATTTGGCAATAAGACTGGAAATATTGTTCTCGTAGCCAGGGTTAGAGGTGCCATCTCCCCACGCGGCAACGTCGCGATACCCGTACTGGctgtggatgatgaggagagcCGTGGTGTTCTTGGCGGGAATTGGCGCGATTGAGACGCCCGGCCAGGGATATTTCTGTGACATTTTATATGAGCTTGATTGGCGTCTTGATGTTCGATTCCGCGTCACGAGGAATCATATCGCTGGCACATTCATAGATTAACCCCGCCCAACGACAGTGGACATCTTGGCTAGATCGGTATTCGGCTTAATCAATATCTTGCAACCAACACAATGATAAGATCGGGTTCGATTGAGCTAGAGATGGAGCCCACTTGGTACACTCGACTTGGCCCAATTGCGCAGGTGGTCAAGAGAAGGTCATATATCGTATGAGGATCATACAAGATGGGCGGCCTATCACATTTTAGAGACTACCTAGCCGAGGATAAAATATGCTTGATGGAAACTGTAGCTGACTCAATTTATTTTCATGATCATCTTGGAACATTCATGTATGCGTCTAGACCTCACTCTGATAACTGAAAGCTTGTGGTGGGGTTGAAAACTTCGTCCCGTAGCAATATGGTATGATGTATTCTTATTAGGCTATATGCAATAGCTTAATCGAGTTGACTGGAGATCAACAGCTATCAAGTAAATACATTATCACTCTTTCATGACATTTATATCGATCTACACATGCATTCTAAGTGGCTCCTTACTACTTCACGGAGATTGTAGGGTAATAAAAGAGACTCCCCAACAGCGACCTAGAGCTGTAGCTTCAAACTTCTTTTAGGCAATGCGTGTTATGCCGTCTTGGCCTTCAAAACAACACCAGCATGCAACTCTAGGTTGCAAGGAGCCCACCTATCTTGAGCTAATCATCAAAACACGTGAAAGCCGTGAAAGCTGAATCTCCACCTCGGGATTGCAGGACTGAGACGAAATTGCAAGCGCTCAGTTCACCCGGAAAGGTACCTAAGTCTAGGCCGCACAGTGCATTTGGCTTACGCCTCGTGTCCTGCCCGGAACATGGGTTTACTGCAGCTAGAGAACCCCCTGGTAGAATCATGGAGTGATCGTCCGACTCCTTGTAAAGTTTTGACTTTGTATCTGGGCGGGGAGATCAATGCCGAACGATTCGGGGGAACTCTCTTGAAAGGCCCAGTTGGTCCATGGAAAAGAGTtcaagctgttgctgctagTTGGTTCTGTCTCTGTAAGGGGTGagccaccatcaccaaccaagCTCGTTCTATCACTCTATGCAACTTATTGCACGCTTCAAAACTACCGAAGGGAACATCAGTACTAATACCGGCTTGTACCTGTCTTGTCAAACCTGGTTCATCTTGTTCAATGCCGGACGCTCACCGGTctgcccatctccaccacccCTAGCCGGAAACGGTCTCATCACGCAGCCCAAACTTCAGCCTCACCACTACTAGtccgaaaagaaaaggagaaatcAAATCACGAAGAAAACAGTGagggagaaaacaaaagaaaaaaacaccaaaaccAGGTTCCGAGACGCCCAACCGGAGCTAATTGTACCATGCCGGCGGGGATATCGGGAAGCTCTTGAGAGAGCAGGGATCTCAGCTCTAAAAGCCACAGCTGTCGCCAAGACGCACTTGGGTTGATTGTGGAACAGCCTACAGACGTTTATGGCCTGAGCGAgttctctcctcttttctcctgGGCCAATGAGACACCCCTGGCGGTGATTTAGCGTCGAGGGAAGCTCTGTGACCCTGAAGCCGGTCAACTAAAAATATCACCCATTGGCTTAAACATCTCGCGAAAAGCTCTTTCTCTGACAAGCCTTCATGCGAGAAGTCTCCCCTTGATGGCTTTCACTGCAATTTCCCCATGCAGCCTCTTGCTTCACATCCAGTCGTGGCGTCATGTGAGTCAACCGGCTGGgaaggaaaaagcaaactAAGCTTGCATTATCCTAGGCAACCTTGCTCGCGAATGCCGTTAGCACGAGAAGTCCTTTGCAGTAGCGGCAGCCCGTGACTTTTGAGCGAGCTTCCGTTTGGCTGTTCAGCTCGAGCGATAGCTTGCAGAGTGGTGATAGGCGACCAAATGGCGGAGGGACACGACTGCCGAGAAAGACGCGGTATACTCGGCTTCGGCCTATGCAAGCCCGCTTCATGTGCGTGAGACGACAGAGTTTGATGTATCATATCATgggcaccaccaccatctttcaCATCCTTCGTCTTTTCCTGCAGCCGTCGTTTGCCCACTCGTATTGGCTTTTTAggcttctctttgctttttgctttttcttcttagACACGGCCTTGTAAACCCAAAGACACTTACCAAAAGGCATCGCCCATTTCGTAATCTCCTTTGCTCAGCTGTACGACTCGATGGCGTTTATACCCATGTATTGTTTGGGCAAGGTTGCCAATCACAGCAATCTTTTACCCAACTGGTATCAAACGCGGCTGAAATTAGTTTAGCAGGGCTGAAAGACGTCGTCTTGACGCTAGATGAAATGTGTTTGAGCGTGCCTTTTGGCGGCGTTGACGAGAGCCAATGACCATGTCTGGGCTCTCGCGCGTGGGACCGAGTATGCTTATTACTATCAATAGTAAACTAAACAGCCACTGACAGCCTCCTGGGCTTGATGACCCGGCAATCTTACGGCTGGGCCCCCCTTTGGATAGGATAGGCATCATAGGGTACCAGTCTGCCTCGGGCGGACTGCATATGTTTGCGGCTCTGCGTGAAGGAATCCGATGCTGAAAGAGACGGAATGTTTGGCTTCCAGGCTAGTCCTCCGTATTCGTGTAGTATCTAGCTATATATATTAGACAGCAGATGTTCTTCAGAGCCGATGTTGACTACgaagcttcttgatctcttcttccgtcaTCCACACGCTCTCTAACAACTTATTTGAAGCTCCTTCTATTTCACCCTTTGTCACTCATTCACACCGTTTACAGCCTCTTTTGATACCCAAAACTTACGATCAAGATGTCTGCTCCCACTGATACCCCCATTGCTCCTGTTGCAGCTCCTGCTCAGGCTCCTGCTCAGGCACCCGTTCAATCTTCTGCTCCTGCCAAGGGTGGCCCTATCGACGATAACGATGTGAATCACTGGAAGGAGAGATTCAACGATGTCTTGTCTCGACCTGGCGACCACATCAACTCGAGATCACCGGGTGGCGCTATTGGCTGGGCCACGCACCTCTTCGACTGCTTCAACCCCATTGACCTTTGCCTCATCACTTGCTGTGTCCCCTGTGTCACATTCGGCAAGGTTCACCACCGAGTTAACAAGAATGGCAACATGGACGGCTATGAGCCCGTCAACACCTCTGTATGTCTTTACTCTCGCACAGCACCGCTGGTATGAGCCATCTCTTGAACGTCTCACTAACATGCTCTGCCTCTTGTAGTGCCTTCTCTTCTGCGGCTCCGGCTGCTGTGGTCTTCACTGGATCCTCGCCAGCATGCAGCGTGCCTCGATCCGCGAAAAGTACAACCTCGAGGGAAACTGCATCGAGGACATTGCAAAATCTTTTTGCTGTGGTTGCTGCAACCTGATTCAGCTCGAGAAGGAGACGGAGCACCGGGAAGCGCTCTTGAGAAACGGCAACTCGGAGCAGTATAAGTCAAACACTGGCGGCATGGTGTATCCCGGAGCCAACTAAGTTTGTGTGGACTTTGCATCTGACGTACCCGAGCGTGGAAAATAATTATGTGGAAAATGGTTCAGGACTAATAATGGTGAATGGACTGGCATGTTCGTTTGAGTTGATGGGAATGCATGTGGATGGATACCCAAGCTGATGGTTTCAGTTATTGTAACTTTACATTCATTCTTCAGAGTCTGTTTTAAGATGTAATTGCCTTTAGCCTCAATTCCATGAATTGGACCAGGCAAAGCGCAGTGAAAATTGATCTTTATTTCTTCATCAGTATCGTTTTTTAAAAGACAATTGGCTGTCATCTTGAAGGCAGGAGCTGTAAATAAGTCGCATTCGAGTTTCCATTTGAGAGGACTTTTTTCTGGCGAACAATTGTCATTTTACAATTCACTAATACAACTAAACTGCAGCGCAGCCACATTATTTAGCAACCTGGAAGCTTACAGTAGCTCCATCAATTGATGTCATTTGATGTAAACCCCACCAAGTAGCCAGGGTTaaggccaagatgctgaTTCATGCTTCTTGGCTAATTCAGATCCATCATGCTTAAGTTGCGCCAAGAAGAGATTGTCGACTCTTTATGATGGCGCAGACAAGCGTGGTTGCGTTTAATATCGGCGCCTTCATCTCAACGCTATTTCTGCTCGAGTTTGGCGCCGATAAGTTTATCGCTCATGCAACTGCAATCGCAGGACGCATAGGCGTGTCGGAGGTGGTTATTGGACTGCTTACAGCAGGTGCAGAATGGGAAGAGGTAGCTATATCAATTAAACCTAATCTATGAATTTAGGGTAGGTATGAATGCTGATATTATCAGcttgctgttgttgtcgCGTCTCTGGCCCAAGGGCGTTCCTCTTTGGCCATTGGTAACGTGGTTGGCTCggccatctccaacatcCTAGGCGCGTTTTCTCTCGGTCTATTATGTTATGAGAAGGGACAGCCGATCGAATTCGATAGGAGCTCTCGGATATATTCTCTTATGACTCTCGTCTTAACCACATTGGTGACTCCAATCATCTACTTCGCGACAAGAATCACTTGGCTAGTTTGTGGGCCTCTATTGGTGGCAGTATTCGGCGTCTATTTCCTACTCATCGCTCTGGCAATTGGCCGGGGAATTCTTACGGCTCCAGAAGATTCAGATGacagtgatgatgatgatggtagCTCTGACGACGCAAGTTCTGTGGGAAGTAGAACAGGGCTACTTGCTGATAACTCTAACACAAACATCAGGCAGCGCCGCAACCGTCAACGGCTTAGCTATCATGGATTCTATCTATCTTTTGGGTTCCTCGCCATATGTCTTGCCGGTTACGTGATTTCGCAGGCGGcaatcaacatcatcgatCAACTTGGTATCTCGGACGTACTCTTCAGCGTCATCAttattgccattgccacTACACTTCCTGAGAAGTTTATTGCTGTCATGAGTGGTTACCGTGGTCACACTGGGATTCTCGTCGCCAACTGCGCTGGTAgcaacatcttcctcctGTCACTTTGCTGCGGCATCATTATGATTGACACAAAGGGAACCTTGAAAGGGGGCAACGTGACTGTCTCAGAACTGGCAGTATTATGGGCTTCAACGGCTGTGTTCACCGCCACAGTCTGGTTTGGCGCCAGGTTTTCTCGCTGGATAGGTGGAGCTATGGTTATCGGATACATTGCATTTATCGTGCTGGAGTTTACTCTAATTCACGGAGTGGCGGGTTAGTAGTGCCAGGCGTCTATGTATCAAATAAACGTCAGGGTGCCTCGGAACAACTTCCCAATGGGATAAACTAGGAATACGAGTTTACGATAATGAGGAGTTTGTAAATTGTTAGTAATAGTAGAACAGCAAGGCCTTAGATATGCAGAGTGAGACAGTTGAGGCTCTTGATGGAGTAGTTGCTTGGTGGATCACCAATGACAACGTTGCATACATGTATTAGAGATTATTCTCTCCTCACTATTCGCTGGAACTACCCAATGGTTTGAAACAGTTTTCATTGAGCCAGTTATCATGGAATGTTGTCACTAGTATTACAAACGTTAATGCTCTATAGGGAGTCAACAATGGACTATCCCGTAATGATCTCTGGCCTCGACACAAAAGAGGCCTCTTCGCAGGTAACAACATACTGTAAACTTTGCTCTCAGTCTCCGTTTTTCGGTGTAGCCCTATCAAGTATCTGACAGGCAATCTTGTTGTTTATGGCTGAGATCAAGTCTTCCAATAGCCATGGCTGGTCGAGGGGTGTGGTGCCCCTTTCGCCGCCGCTGAGCTTACTATGACCGACATACGACTATACGGCTCGTACAGTTGACCAGTGAAAACCCCAGGCAGCAACAACTCGTATCGAATAGTCAGGCTACATATCCTACGTGGCATGACCTCGGTCCTGCGGCAGCCTTGtcgctcttttctttcatgtAATTGCGAGCTAGGTGGGGGACCATACACGTATTTTTGCTTGTGAATATGTCGCCCCAGTTTAGATTGAAGCCACTTCAATGCGGAAATCCGTAACCTGCTAGGTGCAGCGTGCTTACATGCACACAGTTTGGGGAGAAGTCGAAACCGAAGTGTTTGTTTAACCTTGTTTTTAACTGTGCTTGTGGTCTAATTTCCGTTAATACAGATAGTCCATTGGTGGAGGTCTAATGGCTATTGTTACCAAAGACAACACACTAGTATACAACTTCACAACTAATTGAGGCAACCTTTGTTCCAATATGTTATTACACTTCCTGGTCGTAACAAACATATCCCCTATGTGCTTATACTAGCCCTAGATTGCTTCTGCATCCTTCGCATAATGCGCCACATTGAGGACCAATTTCTTGACATTTCTTACCGCACTTTTTTTTGACCCAATGAGGCTCATGATGCGTTACCCTAGCTAGAAGGCTTCAGCCTAGAAGCCAATGCAACGCAACTAATGTCAGCGCTCGAGCCACCGAATCCTTGTGGCGCCGAGGAATCGATTCCTTCTTTACTGAACTTCCTGATACAGTCGGGCCGAAAAAGCAGCGGAAGTAGACGGCATCACCACTTActggaaaaggaagatgaaaCAAACCACAACCAATAGGCTGGGGTTCGGGATGTCGCTAGCTGTCATGAACGGGAGCCCACGGCATCCAGACTTTAGCGCGGAATAAGTGCCGAAAGACATGATCAGACTTGTATTAGATCACATACAGAATCGGAACGTGTCCTTCCGTTTTCCTATTTCGACCTTGACCTGCGCAGTGGGGGCTCATGGATCCAGAGCTGGGTAACTGCTCCTACGTGGGGTTGATGATATTCAGCTTCATGTTGTAAGAGGCTCACAGCAGAGGTACCTGACAGAGAGTTCATAGGGCCTAACCTGAAAGGATTTTGCACATGAAGACGAAATATGGCATTGATTCTGGAAATCTATAAAGATGATGGGAATCCCACTGTTGTTAGATAGCAATCCTCAAGACACACTCGACAATTGCCTACTACtagtacaagtacaagacTCACAGGCTCATCATGAAGCTCAACATTGCGGCGTCTGCTCTGGCCGCCTCTAGcctcgctgctgcttcaaACTCTTTTGCAGGATCCAGCTTGTATTTCCTTCCTGGACTTTCGGCGTCTGACCAAGCTTATTACATCGACACTCTTGCCAGCTATGGTGCCAAGGTGGTTCGCCTTTGGATCAACAAGCATTCGACTGGTTGTGATAAAGGCAGCAACGTTGTCACGTATGCTGATGATTTCGAAACAACCATTGGATCATACAATTGGGACAATCTCGCAAAGGTTGACAAAGTTCTCGCTCAACTTGCCGCAAAGGGAATGAAAGCTATCATTTCTCCCCATGATGGAAATGTCATTCATTCCACCAGCGTCAATACACCCAACGGCTGTGATATTTATTGCACTACCTACAGGACTTCATTCTATAGCAACGCTCAAGCCCAGGCTCAATACGACGCTCGTATCAAGGCCATCCTGACCTACAAGTCGCCCAGCAGCGGCCTTGCGTGGGGTAACTGGTCTGATGCCATTTTGGCATTTGACCTACAGAACGAACCTTTCCAGTTCACCAACGATGGACAAAACGGCGATCCTTCCAACTGGCTCTGCGGCCGAGCCCAGAACTTCAAGAAGTACATTACGGATTCCAACATCAAGGTCGCAACCGGAGGCATTGGCGGTGACCAGGTCCACGGCTATAACCTCCTCTCCAAGGCTCTGACTTGCTCAGCCATCGACATCATTAGCATCCACGCCTATGTCGGCGATGCTTCTACCTGGGGTTATCTTCTGCCAGGCTTTGAGTCTACCGCCGctgccaacaacaagctTCTCCATGTCGAAGAATGGGGAGTCCAGACCAGTTACAGTTCCAACTTCGACGCCCAAGCTGCCTCTCTTAACGCTCAAGGTATTCCATGGGTATGTATAATCTCACATCTCAGGCGCCATCCAACTCCTTGTTGAAGCTTTTGTTCCGATGCTAACAAATAACGGTAAAGACTTACTGGCAAATGATCCCAGGTAGCGATGGTACCCAGTCCTGCTCAAGCGGCTGCTGTACCGGCTATGACGGTTTCGAGGTCGGCTTCAACAGTGGAAAGGGAAACCTTAAGAATGCTATTTCGACGGCCAATAGCAAGACGACAAAGCAAGACTGGAGCTTCGTTGGAGCGCCCCCAAATGGAGGCTCTGGcactcctcctccacctccaagCTCTAGCAgttcaccaccacctcctccaccttcATCCTATCCCAAGGATACTTGTACTTGGGGGTAAGTTTCACTCTCTTTTACGTCATCACAGTAATGCATCAAGGAACCAAGCTGACAACTGAATCTTTCTAGCTGTGAGGGTTGGGACTGTAGCAGTTCCGTTCCTTGCCAATCTGCTTACTCTTGTGTTGGAGGATACTGCAAAGACTGCACCTGGGGATGCGGTGGCTGGGATTGCAGCGCATCTCAGCCTTGTAACGCGGATTATACGTGTGTCAATGGCATCTGTCACCACGCTGGTCCTGCAACCGGCAAGAGGGATTTGTCTGGGACACAGGATCTGCCTGCCGTCGCGTGGGTTGCATAATGCTTTACGCCCTTGACTACAGgtatatgtacatgtatatagcTCAAGCATCTGTCCAATATGCTTTAACGCGCAACTGGATAAAGGATGAAGTATATAAGTTTGTTTTCGTTCTGTAGAGGAGGAGATTAGGGGTAGGAGAATATAATATGAAAAGTTTGGTCGAGTGAGCATCCAAAACTTCTGCATAACACTTTGAAGGTGTGACACCTTGTATTTTCCTCATACTGCAACCTGAATACATATTGCAGGCATTTCCCTCTATTTTGCAAATCGGGGGCATATTATAGCGCTAGCTTGGGGGCGGGGTCTTATTGTATGTAATTGGGAACCTACCAGTTTGGAGTCTCTCTTCCGTAGTATTAGCCTGATCTTCATCACTGTTCTTTGCCTTCAGCCCGTTGGGGTGATTGTGGTGATATTCAGTAATAGCCCTGTTATTTACATCATATATCTTGACAGAAGTAAGTGCTGTTGTGAGAGGGGAGGTGGAACAGCGTGCGCATCAGACCATGGATTTTCAATAAGAATTCTCAATGGTGGAAATAAAATGGATATTCGTGAGTTTGTTTCTCCCTATATCTGCCTAAATGTGTCGCCTCCGCATCGCTATAAACCTTTCGCAATAAACAATACCGAGACCATATGTGCCGAACATACTCTTGTGTTACATTGCAGCGGACATCTTGGAATAGGCGCGCCAATTGCCAGTCGGCTAGAGTCTCGTAATGGATATAAAAATGAGCCATCGGGAGACCAAACGGCCTCAACTAATTTTCTGTTGTACAATCTGCATCGTACATTATATGCACAGTAATAGTAGTACTTTCTCAATAAATCGCCATGCGCTCAACTGTCATTCCATCGCTAAGCCTTGTTCTGCTGTTCCAGACAGCTGGGGCCGACACAACACTTTCCATTGATCCCACCTCGAACTGGGGGACATGGGAAGGCTGGGGTGTATCTCTTGCTTGGTGGGCGAAAGCCTTTGGCAACCGCGATGACCTAGCCAATGTCTTCTTCACTAGGAACAACCAAGTCATCAATGGCCAGAACCTGCCGGGCTTGGGCTTCAACATTGCTCGCTATAATGCTGGCGCATGCAGTACCAACACGTATAACGGCTCCAGTATGGTAGTCTCGTCGAGCATCAAGCCGTCTCGGCAGGTTGATGGTTATTGGCTCGATTGGGCCAGCACTGACCCTGCTTCGTCCAGCTGGAACTGGAATGTCGATGCCAACCAGCGAGCAATGTTAcagaaggccaaggcaaatgGCGCAAACATCTTTGAGCTCTTCTCCAATTCGCCTATGTGGTGGATGTGCCTTAATCACAATCCGTCGGGAAGCGGCTCGAGTGATAACCTTCAGTCATGGAACTACCAAAATCACGCTGTTTATCTTGCCAATATTGCTCAACATGCTCAACAAAATTGGGGAATCCAGTTTCAGTCAGTCGAGGCCTTTAACGAGCCTTCGTCGGGCTGGGGACCTACCGGTACTCAAGAGGGCTGCCATTTTGCGGTATCAACGATGGCTACGGTTATCGGTTACTTGAACACTGAGCTTGCGCAACGTGGATTATCGTCATTTGTTTCTGCATCAGATGAAACCAGTTACGACCTGGCCATATCGACTTGGCAGGGTCTAGGCAGCTCTGCGCAGAATGTTGTTAAGCGTGTCAATGTTCATGGCTACCAGGGCGGCGGCGGACGACGTGATACGCTTTACAGTCTTGTAAGTCAAGCCGGGAAGAGACTGTGGAACAGTGAATATGgcgatgcagatgcaagtGGAAAATCGATGTATACAAACCTGCTCCTTGATTTTACCTGGCTCCACCCCACCGCTTGGGTATACTGGCAGGCAATTGACGGTTCAGGTTGGGGACTCATCGTTGGCGATAATGATCAGTTGACACTGTCATCCGCAAACCCTAAGTACTTTGTACTTGCGCAACTCACTCGCCATATCAGGCCCGGCATGCAGATCTTGACCACCCCGGATGGCAACACTGTCGCTGCTTACGACTCTGGTTCTCAAAAGCTCGTCGTTGTTGCTGCAAACTGGGGCAGTGCTCAGACTATCACCTTTGATCTTACTCGTGCCAAGACTGCCGGCAGTAATGGTGCAACAGTGCCACGATGGAGCACTCAGACAAGTGGTGGGGACCAATACAAAAGCTATTCGGATACAAAGATCAATAACGGGAAATTCTCTGTGCCTTTTTCTACTGGGCAAGTGCAGACGTTTGAGATTAGTGGTGTTGTGTTGAAATAATGAGGCAAGTTCCTAGAGTTAAATGTCAAAGTGCCTGGACAATTGTACATTATAGTATCAAGAAATACTAAAACATTGCAATTTACATCAGTGGACAGTAAAATAACTGATACTATCAACAGGGTTTGGTATATGTATACTGGATGAGTTCATCTTCGCACTTCCCAAGAGTTGGTAGCATGATGAGAACTACTATGGAAATTCTAGCGAATATGAGATAAGACATATAAAGACAATTAAAGCCCAAATGGTCAATAAGCTCGATTGGGATTTCATGATTGGTCAATCTCAATTACCTAATCAGCGCCCTTATAGCTCAGTGGTAGAGCGTTGCACTTGTAATGCAAAGGTCCATAGTTCAATCCTGTGTGGGGGCACGAAACAAGatgtttctctttttgcattTTTGCAGCATCTTGTAACATGTTGGTTCTCTCTCTGGCGCCGTGTTTATCTTGTTTTGCCTTCCATTTTTGAGGTGATTTGTTTTAATGTAAGTACAGAAGCTCTTCATATCAACTGAGGGATCCCGAACGAGAAATACTTTGGAGAAAGTGGCAATGTCTGTGGCGGCGTCCTGACTCATGAATGCTCCAGAGGTGTTAAAGCAAGTGGCTTTTTCAGAGCCACACAGACCACGTCCATCCGTGTATATATAGTGGGAGGCAGTCCCAGTAGTACATGAAGCTTTAATCCTCAGAGTACAGCTCACGATTACATTGAGAAACAATTTAAACCCGAATGATGAACGAGGAAGCTACAGGACGTTTGTTCAAGAAAGTTGAAAAAACGGCCACAGCTTCACATAAAATGCGTAGCCCTTATAAGCTGCAATTTGTCGCCGGCTTTTCAATAAATAGTGCCCTTGTAGCTCAGGGGTAGAGCGTTGCACTTGTAATGCAAAGGTCCATAGTTCAAATCTGTGCGGGGGCATTtatttttgccttttttgccctttACCACTGGACGTGTACAACAAACACCAACTGTGTTCTCCATcataataacttttttaatttctcTTTCGTGTAATGTATTTTCTCTTAGtcgttgatgccattgtctgGAATGTCGAGAGACCTAGGTAAGATGTGCCTAAGGGGAGCTCTACAGGATGATTGCACCGCCATCAGCCAGAGGAGCACTCGCTGCCAGCTGCCCGTTACCAACGACAAACCATCCAGAAGTGCACGCTCAACTTGCGAAATGTGAGCAAAATGAAACTGCGATGCAGGGCACTTTCAATTCACCGCCTTCAaaccatctctcttctcctctgaAATGCACCAAggccttcttccttcatcAACCCAGACCACAGGCTACAAGACCACAAGACCGGATACTTGACTCTCTTATCCTTCAAACCTCAAAAAGATGGAGGTGATACCGGCGTTGCAGCCGCAGAACATAGACGACTTCATAAACAACTTGGCGAGCATGACGAGAGTGCAGAGGGAGATTCGACGACGAGCCACCTCCATCGCCGATGCGAATCGCATCCAAGAAATCACCACCTCGACACCTCAGCGCAGCCTCAAGCGTCTGCGAACCTCTGCATCGCCCATATCCATCGCCTCGACACCTCCTCGACGAGCACCCCGTAGAGTCAAGAGTGAGCGTGACAAGCTTTTCGATGCTATCGAGGCTGGAGCCGATTATCCTCTCAAGCCCGTGCCCATCAAGAGTGCAGATGACTTGAACGATGTTCAGCTGAAGAAGTGCTATGAGATTCTGCATGCGTGCGGTAGTGCGACGGATCCAAACGCCAGCTTGACCAAGACGAGGCAGAGCATCGACGGTTTCTTGGATGCTGTCTTTAATGACTGGTCGAGCTGCAAGGCTGGGGCTTTGTTGCGCTCGGAGCTGGACTTTTTGGTGGATGCAGAGGTTGTGGCAGGAAGATTGTGTGGTGAGTGAACATTCTGACATGCTTGGTGCCGTTTGCATCTCCTATTCCCCATATCATTTTTCGAGGTGTACATCCAGCTAATGAACAACTTAGGGAAGCCTCAAGAACATACAAAATTGACCGAGTGTGCCGCTGGTTCCC contains these protein-coding regions:
- a CDS encoding o-Glycosyl hydrolase family 30 domain-containing protein, which encodes MRSTVIPSLSLVLLFQTAGADTTLSIDPTSNWGTWEGWGVSLAWWAKAFGNRDDLANVFFTRNNQVINGQNLPGLGFNIARYNAGACSTNTYNGSSMVVSSSIKPSRQVDGYWLDWASTDPASSSWNWNVDANQRAMLQKAKANGANIFELFSNSPMWWMCLNHNPSGSGSSDNLQSWNYQNHAVYLANIAQHAQQNWGIQFQSVEAFNEPSSGWGPTGTQEGCHFAVSTMATVIGYLNTELAQRGLSSFVSASDETSYDLAISTWQGLGSSAQNVVKRVNVHGYQGGGGRRDTLYSLVSQAGKRLWNSEYGDADASGKSMYTNLLLDFTWLHPTAWVYWQAIDGSGWGLIVGDNDQLTLSSANPKYFVLAQLTRHIRPGMQILTTPDGNTVAAYDSGSQKLVVVAANWGSAQTITFDLTRAKTAGSNGATVPRWSTQTSGGDQYKSYSDTKINNGKFSVPFSTGQVQTFEISGVVLK
- a CDS encoding cellulase (glycosyl hydrolase family 5) domain-containing protein; this translates as MKLNIAASALAASSLAAASNSFAGSSLYFLPGLSASDQAYYIDTLASYGAKVVRLWINKHSTGCDKGSNVVTYADDFETTIGSYNWDNLAKVDKVLAQLAAKGMKAIISPHDGNVIHSTSVNTPNGCDIYCTTYRTSFYSNAQAQAQYDARIKAILTYKSPSSGLAWGNWSDAILAFDLQNEPFQFTNDGQNGDPSNWLCGRAQNFKKYITDSNIKVATGGIGGDQVHGYNLLSKALTCSAIDIISIHAYVGDASTWGYLLPGFESTAAANNKLLHVEEWGVQTSYSSNFDAQAASLNAQGIPWTYWQMIPGSDGTQSCSSGCCTGYDGFEVGFNSGKGNLKNAISTANSKTTKQDWSFVGAPPNGGSGTPPPPPSSSSSPPPPPPSSYPKDTCTWGCEGWDCSSSVPCQSAYSCVGGYCKDCTWGCGGWDCSASQPCNADYTCVNGICHHAGPATGKRDLSGTQDLPAVAWVA
- a CDS encoding sodium/calcium exchanger protein domain-containing protein produces the protein MAQTSVVAFNIGAFISTLFLLEFGADKFIAHATAIAGRIGVSEVVIGLLTAGAEWEELAVVVASLAQGRSSLAIGNVVGSAISNILGAFSLGLLCYEKGQPIEFDRSSRIYSLMTLVLTTLVTPIIYFATRITWLVCGPLLVAVFGVYFLLIALAIGRGILTAPEDSDDSDDDDGSSDDASSVGSRTGLLADNSNTNIRQRRNRQRLSYHGFYLSFGFLAICLAGYVISQAAINIIDQLGISDVLFSVIIIAIATTLPEKFIAVMSGYRGHTGILVANCAGSNIFLLSLCCGIIMIDTKGTLKGGNVTVSELAVLWASTAVFTATVWFGARFSRWIGGAMVIGYIAFIVLEFTLIHGVAG
- a CDS encoding PLAC8 family domain-containing protein — protein: MSAPTDTPIAPVAAPAQAPAQAPVQSSAPAKGGPIDDNDVNHWKERFNDVLSRPGDHINSRSPGGAIGWATHLFDCFNPIDLCLITCCVPCVTFGKVHHRVNKNGNMDGYEPVNTSCLLFCGSGCCGLHWILASMQRASIREKYNLEGNCIEDIAKSFCCGCCNLIQLEKETEHREALLRNGNSEQYKSNTGGMVYPGAN